In Armatimonadota bacterium, the sequence AAACTGCTACCCCATGATCCCCTCCGGCCAGTCCGTGAAGGAAATGATCCTCGGTGACTGACGCGGTACCGATCCCCCAGGTGCGCTCCGAGCGCCGGGTGCTTGCCGTGCTGGTGGACAACGTGCCCGGGGTCCTGCTGCGCGTCGTTGCGTTGTTCCGGAGGCGGGGACTCAACATCCACAGCCTGGCGGTGTCGGTCACCGAGGACCCTGCGGTGTCCCGTATCACCATGACCGTGGAGTGTCCGGCAATCCTGGCGGAGTCCGTGGTCAAGCAGGTCCGCCGAGTGATGGAGGTCCGTCGGGTGCGGGACGTCACCGATGCGCCCCGCACGGAGCGGGAGCTGGCGTTGGTAAAGGTGAACGCGCCCGCAGGCGTGCGGTCGGAGATCCTGGAGGCAGCCCAGGTGTTCCGTGCTCGCCCCATCGACCTGACGGAGAAGACCGTGACCCTGGAGGTTACCGGCAGCCCGGAGAAGATCGACGCCTTCTTGAACCTCGTGGCGCGTCACGGGGTGCGGGAGGTGGCCCGTACCGGATCCGTCGCGCTCATCCGAGGTTCGGCCACGACGTAGATTACGACAGCCGAGGTGCGGAATGGCAAAGACGTACTACGAACGCAACGCCAGTCCGGAACTCATCCGATCCAAGCGTGTGGCGGTGCTGGGGTACGGCAGCCAGGGGCACGCCCACGCCCTAAACCTGCGGGACCAAGGTGTGTCGGTGGTGGTGGGGCTGAAACCGGGCGGATCGTGGGACCGCGCACGGGCGGACAGATTCCGGGTGGTGGAGGTAGCCGAGGCAGTCCGGGAGGCGGACGTGGTCTCGGTGCTGCTGCCCGACATGGTACAGGCCCAGGTGTACCGGGAGGCCATCCGGCCGAACCTGCGCCGGGGACAGGCCATGGTCTTCGCCCACGGGTTCACGGTCCTGTACGGCCAGGTGGAACCTCCCTCCGACGTGGACGTGCTCATGGTGGCTCCCAAGTCTCCCGGACACCGCATGCGGGAGGTGTTCGTGGAAGGCCAAGGGGTGCCCGGGCTCGTGGCCGTACACCAGGACACCACCGGTCAGGCCAAGGACCTCGCGTTGGCGTACGCGTGGGGGGTGGGCTGCCTGCGGGCTGGGGTGGTGGAGACCACCTTCCGGGAGGAGACCGAAAGTGACCTGTTTGGCGAGCAGGCGGTCCTGTGCGGCGGGGTCACGGCCCTGATCCAGGCGGGCTTCGAGACCCTCGTGGAGGCCGGTTACCAGCCGGAGATCGCCTACTTCGAGTGCCTGAATGAGCTGAAGCTGATCGTGGACCTCATCTACGAGGGCGGCATCCAGCGGATGCGGTACTCCGTGTCGGACACGGCGGAATATGGAGACTACACCCGTGGCCCGCAGATCATCGACCAGCACGTGCGGCAGCGGATGAGGGAGATTCTCAAGGAGATCCAGGACGGGAGGTTCGCCCGGGAGTGGATCCTGGAGGGCCAGGCCAACTTCCCGTCCCTGCAGAACCTTCGGGTTCGGGCGGCGCAGCACCCCATCGAGGAGGTAGGCCGTCAACTGCGGGCCATGATGCCATGGCTGCGGCGGCAGCCCAATGGCGCGCAGGCAGTAGGAGTTGGCACAGGCAGCTAGCGTTGATGGATCGCGTCTACATCTTTGACACGACCCTGCGAGACGGGGAGCAGTCACCCGGATTCTCCATGACCGTCCAGGAGAAGCTGGAGATGGCGCGGGCCCTCGCTCGCCTGGGCGTGGACGTGATCGAGGCAGGGTTCCCCATCGCGTCCTCGGGCGACCTGGAGGCGGTCCGGCTCATCGCCCGCGAGGTGCGGGGCCCGGTGATCTGCGGCCTGGCCCGGGCTCAGCGGCAGGACATCGAGGTGTGCTGGGAAGGCGTACAGGAGGCGGAGCGACCCCGGATCCACACCTTCATCGCCACCTCCCCCATCCACATGGAACGGAAGCTCCGGATGAGGCCGGAGGAGGTGCTGGACGCCGCGCGGCAGGCCGTCCGGCTGGCGCGCTCCCTGTGTCCGGAGGTGGAGTTCAGCTGTGAGGATGCCACCCGTTCCGACGTGGGGTTTTTGTGCCGGGTGGTGGAGGCGGCCATCCGTGAGGGAGCTGCGGTCATCAACCTCCCCGACACGGTCGGGTATGCGGTCCCCCACGAGTACGCGAACCTCATTCACACTGTGCGGGAACGGGTCCCGGACTCCGACCGGGTGGTGTGGAGCGTGCACTGTCACGACGACCTCGGAATAGCGGTGGCCAACTCGCTCGCGGGGGTGCAGGCGGGGGCGCGCCAGGTGGAAGGCACCATCAACGGCATCGGGGAGCGCGCGGGCAACGCGGCCCTAGAGGAGGTGATCATGGCGCTGGCCACCCGCCGCGATGCCTTCGGGCTGCGGGTGGACGTGGACACCACCCGCATCTACCCCACCAGCCGGCTGCTGTCCGCCCTGACCGGGGTGGACGTGCAGCCCAACAAGGCCGTCGTCGGGGCCAACGCCTTCGCCCACGAGGCGGGCATCCACCAGCACGGCGTTCTCAGCGACCCGAGGACCTACGAGATCATAACCCCCGCCTCCGTTGGAGTGCCGACCAACCGGCTGGTCCTCGGCAAGCACTCGGGCCGCCACGGCCTGGTGCACGCACTCCGGGAGATGGGCTTTCAGCTCACCGAAGGAGAGGTGGAGCGGGTGTACACCCGCTTCAAGGCCCTGTGCGACCGCAAGAAGCGGGTGGAGGTGGGCGACCTGGTGGCCCTGGTGCAGGAGTGGTTCGCCGCCGCGCCCGAGACGTACCGGCTGGTGTCCTTCCGGGTCACCACGGCCAGCGACGAACCGCCGCACGCCGCGGTGCGTCTGGAGCGGTCCGGCCAGCTGCACGTGGCCGAGAGCAGCGGGGACGGACCCGTGGATGCCCTGTTCGCGGCCATCAACGCGGCCACCGGGCGGCAGGTGCGGCTGGTGGACTACAGCCTGCGATCTGCCACCGGCGGCAGCGACGCCCTGGGCGAAGCGGTGTGTCGGCTGGTGGAGGGGGACCGGGTGGCCACGGGCCGCGGCAGCAGCACCGACGTCCTGGAGGCCAGCGCCCTGGCATACGTGGCAGCGCTGAACAAGCTGGTGGAGACCCGCCCTGCGGAGAAGGTCCCCGCGGGGCCGCAGGCAGCTTCCGGCCCCTGAGGGAGAACCCATGGGAATGACCATCACGGAAAAGATCCTGGCGTACCACGCCAACCTGCCCAAGGTGGAGCCCGGCGATTTGGTGGAGTGCCGGGTGGACATGCTGTTCGCCAACGACATCACCGCACCGCTGGCGATCCAGCAGTTCCAGCGGATCGGCGTGGACCGGGTATTCGACCCGGACCGCGTGGCCTTCGTCCTGGATCACTACTCGCCTGCGAAGGACATCGCATCCGCAGAGCAGTGCCGCATCACCCGGGAGTTCGTCCGCAAGCACGGGCTGGCGCACTTCTACGACGTGGGACGGGCGGGCATCGCGCACGTGCTGCTGGCGGAGGAGGGATTCGTGGCGCCCGGGGAGGTGTTCGTGGGGGCGGACTCCCACACCTGCAACCACGGGGCGCTGGGGGCTTTCGCCACCGGGGTGGGTAGCTCGGACCTGGCCGCCGCCATGGCCACGGGACGCTTGTGGTTCCGGGTCCCGCCCACCCTGCACTTCGTGTTCCGCGGGACCCTGCCGCGCTGGGTAACGGGCAAGGACCTGGTGCTCCGGATCATCGGGGACATCGGGGTGGACGGGGCGCGGTACGCGGCCATGGAGTTCGCGGGACCGGTGCTCCAGCAGCTTTCCATGGACGAGCGGTTCTCCATCACCAACATGGCGGTGGAGGCGGGCGCGAAGAACGGCATCATGGAACCCGACGAGGCGGTGTTGGACTGGGTTCGGCCACGGGCCCGGCGTCCGTTCCAGCCGGTGTACGGGGATCCGGACGCATCCTACGCTGCGGTGTACGAGTACGACGTGACGGACATGCAGCCCGTGGTGAGCGCGCCGCCGTCGCCGGCCAACGTGCTCCCGGTCGCGGAGGTGTCGGGCGTGCGGGTGGACCAGTGCTTCATCGGCACGTGCACCAACGGGCGCATCGAGGACCTCCGTCAGGCAGCGCAGGTGCTGGCAGGCCGGCGGATCCATCCGAACGTGCGCCTGCTGGTGATCCCGGCCAGCCCCCACGTCTATCGCCAGGCCCTGGAGGAAGGGCTCATCCAGGTGTTCCTGGACGCGGGAGGTGCGGTGTCCACGCCCACCTGCGGGCCGTGCATCGGCGGGCACATGGGGGTGCTGGCCGAAGGGGAGGTGTGCGTGTCCACCAGCAGCCGGAACTTCATCGGCCGCATGGGACACCGGGGCAGCAAGACGTACCTGTCCAACGCCGCGGTGGCGGCCGCAGCCGCGGTGGCAGGCAAGCTCGTGCACCCCGACGAGGTCGTGCGGGAACCGACGCGGGTGTGAGGATGTCGGCCATCGCGATCCGGGGTAGGGCGCACAAAGTCGGCGACCACGTCGACACCGACCTCATCATCGCGGGGCGGTACCTGGTCACCACGGAACCTGCCGAACTCGCTGAGCACCTCTTCGAGGACCTGGATCCCGGGTTGCGCCAGCGCATCCGGCCCGGGGACGTCGTGGTGGCCGGCGAGAACTTTGGGCAGGGCAGCTCCCGGGAGCACGCTCCCCTGGCCCTGGTGGGTGCCGGCGTGGCTGCGGTGGTGGCGGCTTCCTACGCGCGCATCTTCTACCGAAACGCCTTCAACAACGGCCTGCTCCTGCTGGAGTGCCCGGAGGCCAGCCGCGCGGTGCAGGACGGCGACGAGCTGGAGATCGACCCGCACACGGGGGAGATCCGGAACCTCACCCGGGGTGAAGTCTACCGGGCCAGGCCCATCCCGCCCTTCATGCAGGAGCTCACGCGACTCGGCGGGATCATCCCCTACGTGCGGCGCAGGCTCGGACTGGAGGCGTGCTGATGCGGGTGGAGGTGTACGACACGACCTCCAAGACCGGACGCATGGCGCGGACGTGGAGTTTTCCGTGAAGGAGACGCTGCGCTGTGCCCTGGCCTGGACGAGGTCGTGTGGACTTCGTGGAGGGCGGCAGTTAGCTCACGCGTGGTGGTGGACGGCCCCGTGGCGGTCGTACGGGCTGCATGCACGGGTAGCGGTGGCGATTGCGGGTGGGCATCAGGACGGAGGAGATACCATGGAGGAGGTCTGGAAGGAGGAACTGGAGGCCGTGCTGGGCTGGCTGTGTGAGGCAGAGGCGTCGGAGCAGGACGAGGACAGCTGGACCATCGCCTGCATCCAGCAGATGTACTGACCCGTGGACGCGCGCATCCTCCTCCTGCCCGGGGACGGGATCGGCCCGGAGGTGGTGGGGCAAGCGGTCCGTGTGCTCGACGCCGTCGGACAGCGCTACCGGCACTGCTTCACCCACCGTACGGAACTCATCGGCGGCGAGGCCATCGACCGGTACGGCGACCCCCTTCCGGGCCCGACCCGCGACGCGCTGCGGGACTGCGACGCGATCCTCCTGGGTGCGGTGGGAGGCCCTCGTTGGGATCAAGTCCCGGTGCGGCCGGAGTCCGGGTTGCTCGCGTTGCGCTATGAACTCGGGGTGTACGCGAATCTCAGGCCCGCCACCTTGCTGGACGGCCTGGAGACCGCCTCACCCTTGCGCCCTGAGGTGGTTCGGGGTACGGACTTCCTCATCGTCCGCGAGCTCACGGGCGGACTTTACTTTGGCCAACCCAAGACCCGCGACATTCACCGAGCGGTGGACACCATGGCGTACACCGCTGCAGAGGTGGAGCGGGTAGCCCGGGTCGCCTTCGGTGCGGCGCAGGCACGCCGAAGGCGGGTGCACTCCGTGGACAAGGCGAACGTGCTCGAGACCTCGCGGCTTTGGCGCGAGGTGGTGACCCGCGTGAGCCAGGAGTTCCCGGACGTGACGTTGGAAAACCTGCTGGTCGACACCTGCGCCATGCAGCTGGTGCGCCGGCCCACCGCGTTCGACGTGATCCTCGCCGAGAACACCTTCGGGGACATCCTGAGCGACGTAGCCGCGGCCGTGGTGGGTTCCATCGGAATCCTCCCCTCGGCCAGCCTCGGGGACCGACCGCCGTTTCTGTACGAGCCGGTTCACGGATCGGCCCCCGACATCGCGGGACGTGGGGTCGCCAACCCGCTGGGCGCCATCCTGAGCGCCGCGCTGATGCTTCGGTACTCGTTCGGCCTTGAAGCAGAGGCGCGCGCGGTGGACGAGGCGGTGCGTGCAGTGGTGCGGGAAGGGATTGCCACTCCCGATCTAGGCGGCGGAGCCCGGACCGACGAGGTGGGGGTTGCGGTAGCGAACCGCGTGCTCCACCTGGCGGGCTAGACACCGCGGCGTAACCCTTTACGGCCAAGGTACGGCCAGCGGTGCTGGCATTCCCTTTTCACGCAGCCCGTACGGTGCTGCCGGCGGATGCGCCGAAAGGGTTGACAGGAGCAGGCAAGGAGGTGGCGCCGTGCGGAGCGACGCGCTCAAGTCCGGGGTGCCCCGGTCGCCGGCCCGTGCGATGCTGCGGGCCGTGGGTCTACATGACGAAGACTTCCAGCGGCCCTTCGTGGGCGTGGTCAACACGTGGACGGACGGGATGCCGTGCAACTTCCACCTGCGGGAGCTGGCGGACGACTTGCAGATGGGGCTACGAGACGCGGGTGTGCTGGGGTTTCAGTTCGGCGCCCCGGCCGTAAACGACGCCATGGCGATGGGGACGGAGGCGATGCGCGCCAGCCTCATCAGCCGGGAAGTGGTGGCGGATGCGGTAGAGGTGGTAGCCCGCGGGTACCTGTACGACGGGATGGCCGTGCTGGTCGGGTGCGACAAGACCATCCCAGGCGGGGCCATGGGAGTGATCCGCAGCGGTGTTCCGGGCATCGTGCTGTATGGCGGCACCGTCGCCCCGGGCGTCCTCGGCGGCCGGAAGCTGACCATCGTGGATGCCTTCGAGGCGGTGGGCAAGTTCAGCGCGGGTCAGATGGGTCGGGAGGAGTTCGAGGCGGTGGAGCGGCGCGCGGTGCCGGGTCCGGGGGCGTGCGGAGGGCAGTACACCGCCAACACCATGGCCCTCGTGCTGGAGGCGTTGGGGTTGTCCCCAATGGGGTACAACGCCATTCCCGCCACCGTCCCCGAGAAGAAGGAAGCTACTCGCAGAGCCGGGGCGGTTTTGGCGGAAGCTGTACGTGCGGGGAGGGCGCCGCGCGAGTACCTGACTCGCGGTTCTTTCTTGAATGCCGTCGCGACGGTGGCGGCAACGGGAGGTTCCACCAATGCGGTGCTGCACCTGCTCGCGCTGGCCCTCGAGCTGGGGATCCCACTGGAGCTGGACGACTTCGACCGGGTGTCGCGCCGCACACCAGTGATCGCCGATTTGCGGCCGTGGGGCACCTACACGGCCTGGGAACTGTACGAGGCCGGCGGAACGCGCCTCGTGTTCCGCCGGATGTTGGAAGGCGGGCTGCTCGATGGCGACCAGAAGACCGTCACCGGCCGAACCCTCGCCGAAGAGGCGGGCGACGCGCAGGGGGCGCCCGGCCAGTCGGTCGTGTGGTCTGCCCACAGGCCGGTGAAGCGGCACGGGGGTCTGGCGATCCTTCGCGGTTCCCTGGCACCCCGGGGCGCGGTGATCAAGGTCGCGGGCACCGAACGCATGCAGTTCCATGGGCCCACTCGTGTCTTCGACGGGGAGGCCGACGCGCTCCATGCGGTCTTGGAAGGACGGATCCGGCCCGGTGACGTGGTGGTCATCCGCTACGAAGGTCCCAAGGGGGCACCCGGGATGCCCGAGATGCTGTCGGTGACCGCCGCGTTGGTCGGGCGCGGCCTCGGCCCCGACGTGGCGCTGGTGACGGACGGGCGGTTCTCCGGCGGTACACGGGGGTTGATGGTGGGGCACGTGGACCCCGAAGCGCAGGTGGGTGGGCCCATTGCGTTGGTCCGAGACGGCGACCCCATCGTCGTCGACGTGGAGAGCAGGCGGTTGGATGTGGACGTACCACCCGAGGAGCTGGAGAGGAGGAAGCGGGACTTCGTGCCACCGGCGCCGCGCTATCGTGTCGGCCTGTTCGGCCGCTATGCGGCCCTCGTGGGGTCCGCCTCGGAGGGCGCGATCCTGCGCGTGGAGCCGTGAAGCCGCAGGTTCGCCACACGTGGCTTCGCGTCGCGTGCCGGGCTCTGCTGCTCGCGCGGCGCTGGCTGAAAGACGACCGCAACCCCCCGATGCGGAGTTGCCCACGTGTGACCATTGGGTCGGGCGGTGGGCCTCAGTCCTTTCGACCGCCACAGACGGGGTATGATGGCAGCGAGCGCCGATGCCGGAGATCGTTGACAGCCACGTTCACTTGGTCACGCCGGGGATGGTACGCCGGTACGCATCGCGCCCGCTGCCGATCCGGCAACGGGCGCTGGAGGCGGCGCAGGCGCACCGGATGAGGCGGCTGGGGGATGTGGGTGAGGAGTCGATCGCCGAGATCGCCGCGCGCTGGCAGCGGGAGCTCGACGCGCACGGCGTGGCGGCGGCCTTCTTCATCGCGGTGGGCGAGGCCAACGAGGAACTCGCCGAGTTCGTCTCGCTCAACCCGAACCGGTTCTTCGGCTGGGGAAGCGTCGCCGATCCGTTGCATCCGGACGCCGCGCGCACCGTAGCACGCTTCCCACAGTGGGGCCTGCGGGGCCTGAAGCTCTACCCGCCGGTGCAGCGGTTCGACGCAAGCGACCGTGCTTTGTTCCCGCTCTACGAGAAGGCGGCCGAGCTCGGTCTTCCGGTGCTGTTTCACTTTGGGATCACGGTGGCCCCGCTGTACGACCTCAGGTACGCGAACCCCCTCAACCTATCGGCCGCGCTCAAGCAGTTCCCGGACGTGACGTTCGGGATTGCCCACTTCGGAGCGGGGTTCCTGCGGGAGACGCTGTTTTTGGCCTACCACACCGACAACGTGTTCGTGGACACCTCAGGCACGAACAACTGGCGCGAGTACCACCCAGGCAACCCCTCGCTGGAGTCGGTGTTCTCCGACGCACTGCGCGCGTTCGGACCGCAGCGTGTACTGTTTGGCACCGACACCGCGGTCGGTCCCTATCGCGGCCACATCCTCCGGGAGCAGGTGGACATCCTGCAGCGCCTGGAGCTCTCCGAAGCGGACCGTGCCCTGGTACTCGGCGGCAACGCCAGGCGCCTGTTCCGCATCGGCGGAGGGTAGACGGCCGTCCCTTACGGCACCATCAGGTACTGCAGGGTGAACGGCGACACCGCGCGGCCGGGTGCGGTGGGCCGCGGAGGCCAAGCAGCAAGCCCTACCAGTGCCTGGAGCAACCCGCCGGGCGGATACTCCACGACACGCGCCCGATCCAGGTTCGTCCGCCGGAGGGCCTCAGCCAAGGCTTGGGGAAACTGCCCCAGGCTGTCCACCAGACCCGCTCGCAGCGCCTGCCGCCCGGTCAAGATGCGCCCGTCGGCGAACTGCAGCACGCGGGAGCGATCCATGCGGCGGCCCTCGGCGACCACGTCCACGAACCGCTGGTAGATCTCGTCCACGAGCCCGCGGAACAGCGCGGCCTCCTCGGGTGTGATGGGGCGGTTGGGGTTGCCCATGTCTTTGAACCGCCCGCTCTTGAACACCACTGCCCGGATGCCGATCTTGCGGTTGAACTCCTCCAGGTTGGGCAGCGCCACGATCACGCCGATGCTGCCGGTGATCGTGGACGGATCGGCGACGATGTGATCGGCGGCCGCGGCGACGTAGTAACCGCCCGAGGCCGCGGTCTCGGTCATCCGCGCGATCACCGGCTTGCCGGCCCGGCGCAGCGAGGCGACCTTCGCGTGGATCTCGGCGCTTGCGACGACCGATCCACCCGGCGTGTTGAGTTCGAGGATCACCGCCTTGACCGCTGAGTCGCGCTCGGCGCGGTCGAGGAGCTCGACGATCTGCCGGCTGGAGGCGACCGGCCCGAAGACGGACATGCCGCCCTCGCGGACGATCGGCCCCGTAATCCGGATCAGCGCGATCTTGTCGGGCCCCTCACCGCTGACGTGACGTTCCTGTGCGGGGCCACCCCCGGCCAACCCCGCGCCTGCCACCAGCCCCAGGCCCGCGCCCACGACCATCGCAGCTCCCAGAGCCACGAGTGCCAAAACCACTCCGACGACGACCGCCACCGTCTGTCGCATTCCGTCACCCCCGTCGATGTGACTGCCCGCGATCGATCTTCGTGAATCCCCCTTCGGTTGCCTGTCGGCCTTCACCGAGGTTTAACGCCGTGTCAACTGCGCCTTATCGCGCGGTGTGTAGCCTTGAAAGCAAACGGAGCGCAGGAGGCTAGCAAAGATGCATCGCGCAGGTCGAATGCGCAGGTGGGCAGTTGGGGTCGCATCGATCGCTGTCGTGGCGCTGGCGTCGGGCGTGGGCGCGCAGGGCCGTCCCGGGGGTACGACAAGCCCGCCGGGCACGATCGTCGTGGACGGCTCGAGCACGGTGGCACCGATCACGAGCGCGATCGCCGAAGAGTTCGTCAAGACACCGCAAGGGCGCGGCGTCCGGATCACCGTGGGGGTCAGCGGCACGGGTGGGGGGTTCAAGAAGTTCTGCGCCGATAGCCCCCAGTCCCGTACCGACATCTCGAATGCGTCGCGGCCGATCCAGGCGACCGAAGACGAAGCGTGCCGTCGTCATCAAGTGAGCTACACGGAAGTGCCGGTCGGCATCGATGGACTGGCGGTGGTCGTGCACCCACGCAACACCTGGGCGACGTGCCTGACCGCGGGCGAACTGCGTCGGATTTGGGAGCCGGCGGCGGAACGACAGATCACCACCTGGCGTCAGGTGCGGCGCTCGTTCCCCGACCGCCCCCTGCGCCTGGCCGGGCCCGGCGCAGACTCAGGGACGTTCGACAGTTTCACGGAGGTGATCGTAGGCAAGGCGAAGTCGAGCCGGGGTGACTACCAGGCGAGCGAGGACGACAACGTCCTCGTGCAGTTCGTCCAGCGGGACGAGGGCGCGCTGGGGTACTTCGGCTTGGCCTATCTGGAAGAGAATCTGGGGCGGATCAAGGGCGTGGCCATCGATCCCAGCGACAAGGTGGACCTCACGAGCGACAGCGAGTGTCAGGGTGTGGGCCCGACGTTCGAGAACGTCCTCGCGGGCCGGTACCGGCCACTCACGCGTCCGCTGTTCATCTACGTGAACCGGGTGAGCGCGCAGACCAAGCCCGAGGTGCGCACGTTCGTCAACTACTACATCGGCCCCGACGGCGTCCGCCGCCAGGTCGACGACCCGCGTACAAGGGGCGCCAAGACGCCCCTGATCCGGGCGGTCGGCTACGTCGAGTTTCCCGCTGAGGTGTACACGCTGGCAGCCCGGTGCTTTGCGATGCTGCGCGCGGGGACCGCATTCACCCGGGATGGTCGCCCTGCTGGTTCGGCGTCGGTGGGAGACGTGGTGCAGCGGTACCGTCAGCGCTGTCGTTGACGGGCTGGGGCGCGGGTGGGAGGTCCCCTTGAGCCTCCCACCTTTCGGCTTAGCCGTTTCTTAACGGTTCCTTATGGTGTTCCCAACGACCTCGTGGAACCGTGGGTGTCGTGCGACTCGCCGTGCTGGCGCTCGTGCTCGCTGTGGCAGGCTGCGGGCCCACGGGGCTCCGCCGCGCCGCTCCGGCCGACGTGCCGCCAGGGGGGACCGCGAGCCCGCCGGGGACCATTGTGATCGATGGGTCCAGCACGGTGGCGCCGCTGACGGGTGCGGTCGCCGAGGAGTTCCGCAAGACCTCGCAGGGTCGCGACGTGCGGGTGACGGTCGGCGTCAGCGGCACGGGCGGAGGGTTCAAGAAGTTCTGCGCGGCCAGCGCGACGTCGCGCACCGACTTCCAGGGAGCCTCTCGGCCGATTCGCGCGGAGGAAGACGAAGCGTGTCGCCGAAACCAGGTGGCCTACATCGAGATCCCCGTCGCGATCGACGGCCTGGCCGTGGTGGTCCACCCGCAGAACACGTGGGCGCGCTGCCTTACGGTGGGCGAACTTAGACGGATCTGGGAGCCGGGCGCTGAGGGACGCGTGACGAGCTGGAAGCAGGTACGGCGCACGTTCCCCGATCGACCCCTGCGGCTGGCAGGCCCGGGCGCAGATTCCGGCACGTTCGACTCGTTCACCGAGATCGTCGTCGGCACCGCGAAGGCGAGCCGGGGCGACTACCAGGCGAGCGAGGACGACAACGTCATCGTGCAGTTTGTGCAGCGGGACGTCGGGGCCCTCGGGTACTTCGGCCTGGCATACCTCGAGGAAAACGTGGGTCGTGTGAAAGGGGTGGCGATCGATCCCGCCGATGAGGTGGACCTGGCTTCCGACGCCGACTGCCGGGGCGTGGAGCCCACGTTCGACGCCATCCTCTCTGGCCGGTACCGGCCGCTGACGCGTCCTTTGTTCCTCTACGCCAACCGAGTCAGCGCGCAGATCAAGCCCGAGGTCGGGGAGTTCGTCGACTACTACATCGGCCCCGATGGCCTGCGCGCCCGGGTTCCCGATCCCAGAAGCCCTGCGTCGGAGACGAAGCTGGTGAGGGCGGTCGGCTACGTGGAGTTCCCAGACGAGATCTACGACCTGGGACGGAGGTGCTTCGACGCAGGGGTCGTCGGCACTGCGTTCCAGGATCGAGGCCAACCGGCGGGCTCGGCGACCGTCGGCGATGTGGTCCGCGAGTACCGGCGACGCTGCCGATGAGGGTTGCCGCCCCGGAGAGCGTGATTTCGTGGCTTCGGTTCCCATGACCCGGAAGAAGCGGCGCGTCGGCGAGCGTCTGATCGAGTCGGGTCTCGCCGTGTGCGGATTGTGGTCGATCCTCATCACCCTGAGCATCGTCGGTGTGCTGTTGTTCGAGACGGTTGCGTTCTTCCGCTTGCCCATCGAAGCCACCAACCCCGAGATCGTCTCCCGCCGTGCCGATCTGCAGCGATTCGCCGAGGCGCGTCCGGACCTCGTAGGCCGACCGCTCGCTTTGGTCCGGGAGTTCTTCACAGAGACCACCTGGAGCCCGCTGTTCAGCAACAAGCGGTTCGGGATCCTGCCGCTGGTGGCGGGTACGGTGCTAACGAGTTTGATCGCGCTGCTGGTTGCGGTCCCGATCGGGCTGCTGGCGGCGACCTATCTCAGCGAGTTCGCGTCCGCGCGCACGCGAGCCCGGGTCAAGCCGGTTCTGGAGATCCTCGCCGGCGTTCCGACGATCGTATACGGGTACTTCGCGCTGACGTTCGTGACGCCCCTGCTGCAGGACTACGTCTTCGGGCAGGCGATGGCCGGGCAGAACGCGCTGTCCGCCGGTCTGGTGATGGGCGTGATGATCCTG encodes:
- the sppA gene encoding signal peptide peptidase SppA is translated as MRQTVAVVVGVVLALVALGAAMVVGAGLGLVAGAGLAGGGPAQERHVSGEGPDKIALIRITGPIVREGGMSVFGPVASSRQIVELLDRAERDSAVKAVILELNTPGGSVVASAEIHAKVASLRRAGKPVIARMTETAASGGYYVAAAADHIVADPSTITGSIGVIVALPNLEEFNRKIGIRAVVFKSGRFKDMGNPNRPITPEEAALFRGLVDEIYQRFVDVVAEGRRMDRSRVLQFADGRILTGRQALRAGLVDSLGQFPQALAEALRRTNLDRARVVEYPPGGLLQALVGLAAWPPRPTAPGRAVSPFTLQYLMVP
- the ilvD gene encoding dihydroxy-acid dehydratase; amino-acid sequence: MRSDALKSGVPRSPARAMLRAVGLHDEDFQRPFVGVVNTWTDGMPCNFHLRELADDLQMGLRDAGVLGFQFGAPAVNDAMAMGTEAMRASLISREVVADAVEVVARGYLYDGMAVLVGCDKTIPGGAMGVIRSGVPGIVLYGGTVAPGVLGGRKLTIVDAFEAVGKFSAGQMGREEFEAVERRAVPGPGACGGQYTANTMALVLEALGLSPMGYNAIPATVPEKKEATRRAGAVLAEAVRAGRAPREYLTRGSFLNAVATVAATGGSTNAVLHLLALALELGIPLELDDFDRVSRRTPVIADLRPWGTYTAWELYEAGGTRLVFRRMLEGGLLDGDQKTVTGRTLAEEAGDAQGAPGQSVVWSAHRPVKRHGGLAILRGSLAPRGAVIKVAGTERMQFHGPTRVFDGEADALHAVLEGRIRPGDVVVIRYEGPKGAPGMPEMLSVTAALVGRGLGPDVALVTDGRFSGGTRGLMVGHVDPEAQVGGPIALVRDGDPIVVDVESRRLDVDVPPEELERRKRDFVPPAPRYRVGLFGRYAALVGSASEGAILRVEP
- a CDS encoding PstS family phosphate ABC transporter substrate-binding protein, with protein sequence MHRAGRMRRWAVGVASIAVVALASGVGAQGRPGGTTSPPGTIVVDGSSTVAPITSAIAEEFVKTPQGRGVRITVGVSGTGGGFKKFCADSPQSRTDISNASRPIQATEDEACRRHQVSYTEVPVGIDGLAVVVHPRNTWATCLTAGELRRIWEPAAERQITTWRQVRRSFPDRPLRLAGPGADSGTFDSFTEVIVGKAKSSRGDYQASEDDNVLVQFVQRDEGALGYFGLAYLEENLGRIKGVAIDPSDKVDLTSDSECQGVGPTFENVLAGRYRPLTRPLFIYVNRVSAQTKPEVRTFVNYYIGPDGVRRQVDDPRTRGAKTPLIRAVGYVEFPAEVYTLAARCFAMLRAGTAFTRDGRPAGSASVGDVVQRYRQRCR
- a CDS encoding amidohydrolase family protein, giving the protein MPEIVDSHVHLVTPGMVRRYASRPLPIRQRALEAAQAHRMRRLGDVGEESIAEIAARWQRELDAHGVAAAFFIAVGEANEELAEFVSLNPNRFFGWGSVADPLHPDAARTVARFPQWGLRGLKLYPPVQRFDASDRALFPLYEKAAELGLPVLFHFGITVAPLYDLRYANPLNLSAALKQFPDVTFGIAHFGAGFLRETLFLAYHTDNVFVDTSGTNNWREYHPGNPSLESVFSDALRAFGPQRVLFGTDTAVGPYRGHILREQVDILQRLELSEADRALVLGGNARRLFRIGGG
- a CDS encoding PstS family phosphate ABC transporter substrate-binding protein — protein: MGVVRLAVLALVLAVAGCGPTGLRRAAPADVPPGGTASPPGTIVIDGSSTVAPLTGAVAEEFRKTSQGRDVRVTVGVSGTGGGFKKFCAASATSRTDFQGASRPIRAEEDEACRRNQVAYIEIPVAIDGLAVVVHPQNTWARCLTVGELRRIWEPGAEGRVTSWKQVRRTFPDRPLRLAGPGADSGTFDSFTEIVVGTAKASRGDYQASEDDNVIVQFVQRDVGALGYFGLAYLEENVGRVKGVAIDPADEVDLASDADCRGVEPTFDAILSGRYRPLTRPLFLYANRVSAQIKPEVGEFVDYYIGPDGLRARVPDPRSPASETKLVRAVGYVEFPDEIYDLGRRCFDAGVVGTAFQDRGQPAGSATVGDVVREYRRRCR
- the pstC gene encoding phosphate ABC transporter permease subunit PstC — protein: MTRKKRRVGERLIESGLAVCGLWSILITLSIVGVLLFETVAFFRLPIEATNPEIVSRRADLQRFAEARPDLVGRPLALVREFFTETTWSPLFSNKRFGILPLVAGTVLTSLIALLVAVPIGLLAATYLSEFASARTRARVKPVLEILAGVPTIVYGYFALTFVTPLLQDYVFGQAMAGQNALSAGLVMGVMILPLVASLSEDVMRAVPVDLRHGAYALGATRMEVAVRVVLPAALSGIAAACILALSRAVGETMIVALAAGQTPNWTFNPLETVSTITAFIVQVSLGDTPYGSVEYRTLFAVGMVLFLMTLAMNIVSYRIVRRFQEVYL